A window from Mycobacterium saskatchewanense encodes these proteins:
- a CDS encoding urease accessory protein UreD → MRSDLLLVARGNRLPRIECRGGGLQARCTAPDTVHLVSAAATPLGGDTIAIRVVVEPGARLRLRSAAATVALPGPAGPASYSGWDIEVCGDLDVDLEPTVVAAHARHLSTVTLRLRDAGAVRFRERVQIGRCDERGGFWSGSLRADCDDRPLLRHRVELGAGSPADDGIAAPRAMISELHYPAARYGCVAPDTTVLALAGGGTLTTWQADRLSG, encoded by the coding sequence GTGCGGTCTGACCTGCTGCTGGTCGCGCGCGGCAATCGGCTGCCGCGCATCGAGTGTCGCGGCGGCGGGCTGCAGGCGCGATGCACCGCCCCCGACACCGTCCACCTGGTATCCGCGGCGGCCACCCCGCTGGGCGGTGACACCATCGCGATCCGCGTCGTGGTGGAGCCGGGCGCCCGGCTGCGGCTGCGCAGCGCCGCGGCGACCGTGGCCCTGCCCGGGCCGGCCGGCCCCGCGTCGTACTCCGGGTGGGACATCGAGGTGTGCGGCGATCTGGACGTCGACCTCGAGCCGACCGTGGTTGCGGCTCACGCGCGGCACCTGTCGACGGTGACCCTGAGGCTGCGCGACGCCGGGGCGGTCCGCTTCCGCGAACGGGTGCAGATCGGCAGGTGCGATGAGCGCGGAGGCTTTTGGTCGGGGTCGCTGCGCGCCGACTGTGACGACCGTCCGCTGCTGCGGCACCGGGTCGAGCTCGGCGCCGGGTCGCCGGCCGACGACGGAATCGCGGCGCCCCGCGCCATGATTAGCGAATTACATTACCCGGCAGCGCGTTACGGCTGCGTGGCGCCCGACACGACCGTCCTGGCGCTGGCGGGCGGGGGAACCCTGACGACGTGGCAGGCCGACCGACTGTCCGGTTAG
- a CDS encoding NAD(P)/FAD-dependent oxidoreductase, with amino-acid sequence MSPQPEATAGTERRHQVVIIGSGFGGLNAAKKLKHANVDIKLIARTTHHLFQPLLYQVATGIVSEGDIAPPTRVILRRQRNVQVLLGDVTHIDLAGQYVVSDLLGHTYETPYDTLIVAAGAGQSYFGNDHFAEFAPGMKSIDDALEVRGRILSAFEQAERSRDPERRAKLLTFTVIGAGPTGVEMAGQIAELAEHTLKGAFRHIDSAKARVILLDAAPAVLPPFGEKLGRRAAERLQKMGVEIQLGAMVTDVDRNGITVKDSDGTVRRIESACKVWSAGVQASGLGRDLAEQSAVELDRAGRVKVLPDLSVPGHPNVFVIGDMAAVEGVPGVAQGAIQGAKYVAGTVKAELQGADPAEREPFQYFDKGSMATVSRFSAVAKVGPVEFSGLFAWFAWLVLHLLYLVGFKTKVSTLLSWTVTFLSTHRGQLTITEQQAFARTRLEQLAVAAAEANRPAAARKAS; translated from the coding sequence ATGAGTCCCCAGCCAGAAGCGACAGCTGGAACGGAGCGCCGCCACCAGGTCGTCATCATCGGTTCGGGATTCGGTGGCCTCAACGCGGCAAAGAAACTCAAGCACGCGAACGTTGACATCAAGCTGATCGCCCGCACCACCCACCACCTGTTCCAGCCGCTGCTGTACCAGGTGGCCACCGGCATCGTGTCCGAGGGCGACATCGCCCCGCCCACCCGGGTGATCCTGCGCCGGCAACGCAACGTGCAGGTGCTCCTCGGCGACGTCACCCACATCGACCTTGCCGGGCAGTACGTCGTCTCGGATCTGCTCGGCCACACCTATGAAACCCCTTACGACACACTGATCGTCGCCGCCGGAGCCGGCCAGTCCTACTTCGGCAACGACCACTTCGCCGAGTTCGCCCCGGGGATGAAGTCGATCGACGATGCGCTCGAGGTGCGCGGCCGCATCCTCAGCGCGTTCGAGCAGGCGGAACGGTCCCGGGATCCGGAGCGGCGCGCCAAGCTGCTCACGTTCACCGTCATCGGCGCGGGCCCCACCGGCGTCGAAATGGCCGGGCAGATCGCAGAATTGGCCGAACACACCCTGAAGGGCGCCTTCCGGCACATCGACTCCGCCAAGGCCCGGGTGATCCTGCTCGACGCCGCGCCCGCGGTGCTTCCGCCGTTCGGTGAGAAGCTGGGCCGGCGGGCGGCCGAGCGGCTGCAGAAGATGGGTGTGGAGATCCAGCTCGGCGCGATGGTTACCGATGTCGACCGAAACGGCATCACGGTCAAGGACTCTGACGGCACCGTCCGGCGCATCGAGTCGGCGTGCAAGGTGTGGTCCGCGGGCGTGCAGGCGAGCGGGCTGGGCCGGGATCTGGCCGAGCAGTCCGCGGTCGAACTCGACCGCGCCGGCCGCGTCAAGGTGCTGCCCGACCTCTCGGTTCCGGGCCATCCCAACGTGTTCGTCATCGGTGACATGGCCGCCGTCGAAGGCGTGCCCGGCGTCGCCCAGGGCGCCATCCAGGGCGCCAAGTACGTCGCCGGCACCGTCAAGGCCGAGCTCCAGGGCGCCGACCCGGCCGAGCGGGAGCCCTTCCAGTATTTCGACAAGGGCTCGATGGCGACGGTTTCGCGGTTCTCGGCGGTCGCCAAGGTCGGCCCGGTGGAATTCAGCGGCCTGTTCGCCTGGTTCGCGTGGCTGGTGCTGCACCTGCTCTACCTGGTCGGATTCAAGACCAAGGTCAGCACGCTGCTGTCGTGGACCGTGACGTTCCTGAGCACGCACCGCGGCCAGCTCACCATCACCGAGCAGCAGGCGTTCGCCCGCACCCGGCTTGAACAGCTCGCGGTGGCGGCGGCCGAGGCGAATCGCCCGGCGGCGGCGCGGAAGGCGAGCTAA
- a CDS encoding LLM class F420-dependent oxidoreductase, with product MAIRLGYQIPNFSYGTGVEQLFPTVTAQAREAESAGFDSVFLMDHFYQLPVLGSPDQPMLEAYTALGALATATERVQLGTLVTGNTYRNPALLAKIITTLDVVSQGRAILGIGTGWFELEHDQLGFDFGTFTDRFNRLDEALQIILPMIKGERATFSGKWYHTTDAIANPRFREHIPLMIGGSGEKKTIPLAARHFDHLNVIAGFDEVPRKLGVVRKQCEEIGRDPATLETSMPITVLIDDKATPDSIPAEMAQRMVVGSADSVADQIKTKVLDAGIDGVIINMPFYTPGILTAAGEALRPLVGL from the coding sequence GTGGCTATTCGACTCGGTTACCAAATCCCCAACTTCTCCTACGGCACCGGGGTGGAGCAGCTCTTCCCCACCGTCACCGCCCAGGCCCGCGAGGCCGAATCGGCGGGATTCGACTCGGTTTTCCTGATGGACCACTTCTATCAACTGCCGGTGCTGGGCTCGCCCGACCAGCCGATGCTGGAGGCCTACACCGCCCTGGGTGCGCTGGCGACCGCGACCGAGCGGGTGCAGCTGGGCACCCTGGTGACCGGCAACACCTACCGGAACCCCGCGCTGCTCGCCAAGATCATCACCACGCTCGACGTGGTCAGCCAGGGCCGGGCGATCCTCGGCATCGGCACGGGCTGGTTCGAGCTCGAGCACGATCAGCTCGGCTTTGATTTCGGGACCTTCACCGATCGGTTCAACCGGCTCGACGAGGCGCTTCAGATCATCCTGCCGATGATCAAGGGAGAGCGGGCGACCTTCTCGGGCAAGTGGTATCACACCACCGATGCGATCGCGAATCCCCGCTTCCGCGAACATATTCCGCTGATGATCGGCGGCAGCGGCGAGAAGAAGACCATCCCGCTGGCGGCCCGGCACTTCGATCACCTCAACGTGATCGCCGGGTTCGACGAGGTGCCGCGCAAGCTGGGCGTGGTGCGGAAGCAGTGCGAGGAGATCGGCCGTGACCCGGCCACGCTCGAGACCAGCATGCCGATCACCGTCCTCATCGACGACAAGGCCACGCCCGATTCGATCCCCGCCGAGATGGCGCAGCGCATGGTGGTCGGCAGCGCCGACTCCGTCGCCGACCAGATCAAGACCAAGGTGCTGGACGCCGGCATCGACGGCGTGATCATCAACATGCCGTTCTACACGCCCGGGATCCTCACTGCCGCAGGCGAAGCGCTGCGTCCGCTCGTGGGTCTGTAG
- a CDS encoding SDR family oxidoreductase, with protein MAVEVLVTGGDTELGRTVAEGFRDDGHKVTLVGARRSDLEIAAKELDADAIVCDTTDAASLDEARGLFPHHLDTIVNVPAPSWDAGDPRTYSMSDTAKAWRNALDATLLSAVLTVQAVGDHLRSGGSIIGVVTENPPAGSADAAIKAALSNWVVGQAAAFGTRGITVNTIATGRSVQPGYEGLSRTPPTVAAEVARLALFLTTPAARHITGQTLHVSHGALAHFG; from the coding sequence ATGGCCGTGGAAGTGCTGGTCACCGGCGGAGACACGGAGTTGGGACGCACGGTGGCCGAGGGCTTCCGCGATGACGGTCACAAGGTGACCCTCGTCGGTGCGCGCCGCAGCGACTTGGAGATCGCCGCCAAGGAACTCGACGCAGACGCGATCGTTTGCGACACCACCGACGCGGCCAGTCTCGACGAGGCCCGCGGGCTGTTCCCCCACCACCTCGACACCATCGTCAACGTGCCCGCCCCGTCCTGGGACGCCGGCGACCCCCGCACCTACTCGATGTCCGACACGGCCAAGGCGTGGCGCAACGCGCTGGATGCGACGCTGCTGTCGGCGGTGCTGACGGTGCAGGCCGTCGGCGACCATCTCCGCTCGGGCGGGTCGATCATCGGCGTGGTCACGGAGAACCCGCCGGCGGGCAGCGCCGACGCCGCGATCAAGGCGGCGCTGTCGAATTGGGTGGTCGGCCAGGCCGCCGCGTTCGGCACCCGAGGGATCACGGTCAACACCATTGCGACCGGGCGCAGCGTCCAACCCGGCTACGAGGGCCTGTCCCGCACGCCGCCCACGGTGGCGGCGGAGGTCGCGCGCCTGGCGCTGTTCCTGACCACGCCCGCCGCTCGTCACATCACCGGCCAGACGCTGCACGTGAGTCACGGGGCCCTCGCGCACTTCGGCTGA
- the modA gene encoding molybdate ABC transporter substrate-binding protein — translation MRRIGVLAALLSAVCVVAATLVACGPKPAPGSGSLVVFAAASLKTAFTQIGQEFKVENPGSGVDVEYAGSSELATQLTQGATADVFASADTAQMDAVAKAGLLAADPTNFASNTLVIVTTPGNPKNVGSFRDLARPGLSVVTCQKPVPCGAATLRIEDSTGVRLSPVSEEPSVTDVLNKVTSGQADAALVYVTDAISAGNKVTTVNFPEAAAAVNVYPIAVLKRAPRPELAQKFVALVVSDAGRKILAQSGFAKP, via the coding sequence ATGCGTCGGATCGGGGTCCTGGCCGCTCTGCTGTCCGCTGTGTGCGTGGTCGCCGCGACGCTGGTCGCGTGCGGTCCCAAACCGGCCCCGGGTTCAGGATCGCTCGTCGTGTTCGCCGCGGCCTCGCTCAAGACCGCCTTCACCCAGATCGGCCAGGAGTTCAAGGTCGAGAACCCCGGCAGCGGAGTCGATGTGGAGTACGCGGGCTCCTCGGAGCTGGCGACGCAACTGACGCAGGGCGCCACGGCCGACGTGTTCGCGTCGGCGGACACCGCGCAGATGGACGCCGTCGCGAAGGCCGGGCTGCTGGCCGCCGATCCCACGAACTTCGCCTCCAACACCTTGGTGATCGTCACGACGCCGGGCAACCCGAAGAACGTCGGGTCGTTCCGCGATCTGGCCAGGCCCGGGCTGAGCGTGGTGACCTGCCAGAAGCCGGTCCCGTGCGGGGCGGCGACCCTGCGAATCGAGGACAGCACGGGAGTGCGTCTCAGCCCGGTCAGCGAGGAACCCAGCGTGACGGATGTCCTGAACAAGGTGACCAGCGGGCAGGCCGACGCCGCCCTCGTCTACGTCACGGACGCGATCAGCGCGGGCAACAAGGTGACCACCGTGAACTTCCCCGAGGCCGCCGCCGCGGTGAACGTCTATCCCATCGCGGTGCTGAAGCGGGCGCCGCGGCCGGAGCTGGCCCAGAAATTCGTCGCCCTGGTGGTGTCGGACGCCGGCCGAAAAATCCTGGCCCAGTCCGGCTTCGCCAAACCCTGA